The uncultured Cohaesibacter sp. genome window below encodes:
- a CDS encoding GNAT family N-acetyltransferase, translated as MTDKTVILRELSGIAELQHAEVLQIEAWGEGEKPDNSDILMALQSEGGLVGGAFRDGEMLGFVLGFPTVTPGLQHSHRLAVLPKARGLGLGASLKWFQRDWCLARGLNTVRWTYDPLRAVNAGLNIGVLGAVSNQYFVDYYGAMPGINAGLPSDRIMAVWHLEDEAVVARAEGRFKPDHASAGQEWLEIPADIDALMAVDPEKALAERLRVRDALQAAFNGGSRIVGFDRQQHRYLLGR; from the coding sequence ATGACAGACAAGACCGTAATCCTGCGCGAACTTTCCGGTATCGCCGAACTGCAGCATGCCGAAGTGCTGCAGATCGAGGCTTGGGGCGAGGGCGAGAAGCCAGACAACTCCGATATCCTGATGGCCCTGCAATCCGAGGGCGGTCTGGTCGGCGGGGCCTTCCGGGATGGCGAGATGCTCGGCTTCGTGCTGGGCTTTCCCACCGTCACGCCGGGGTTGCAGCATTCGCACCGTCTGGCGGTTCTGCCCAAGGCCCGCGGGCTCGGGCTGGGGGCAAGCCTGAAATGGTTCCAGCGCGACTGGTGTCTGGCGCGTGGCCTCAATACGGTGCGCTGGACATATGATCCGTTGCGGGCGGTCAACGCCGGGCTGAACATCGGCGTGTTGGGGGCCGTCTCCAATCAGTATTTTGTCGACTATTACGGGGCCATGCCGGGCATCAATGCCGGGTTGCCATCCGACCGGATCATGGCGGTCTGGCACCTTGAGGATGAGGCCGTGGTTGCGCGGGCCGAGGGGCGGTTCAAACCGGATCATGCTTCTGCGGGGCAGGAATGGCTGGAGATTCCTGCCGATATCGACGCGCTGATGGCGGTGGACCCGGAAAAGGCCCTTGCCGAACGGCTGCGGGTGCGGGACGCCCTTCAGGCCGCCTTCAATGGTGGCAGCCGGATCGTTGGGTTTGACCGGCAGCAGCATCGCTATCTGCTGGGGCGCTAG
- a CDS encoding flavin reductase family protein gives MTFLSRQTASSPEQQPDSEHPDGISSTEFRGAMAALAASVCVVTAGKDKERQGRTVTAAFSLSIDPPTILVSIDAHASLADIMHEQQEFSFALLSEKQQGIADAFAGKVAPEKRFDEGNWSLWPSGTPYLFDAVAAFDCEVSAEIDLSGHRLFAGRIRSMVLDNSLPPLIWHQRHYTSVFLR, from the coding sequence ATGACGTTTCTTTCTCGCCAGACAGCCTCTTCCCCTGAGCAGCAACCGGATTCAGAGCACCCGGACGGTATCTCCAGTACGGAATTCCGTGGGGCCATGGCTGCACTTGCGGCCTCCGTCTGTGTTGTCACTGCGGGCAAGGACAAGGAACGACAGGGACGCACGGTAACGGCCGCCTTCTCCCTGTCAATCGATCCGCCGACCATCCTCGTTTCCATTGACGCCCACGCCTCGCTGGCCGATATCATGCATGAGCAACAGGAATTCTCCTTTGCCCTGCTATCGGAGAAGCAGCAAGGCATTGCCGATGCTTTTGCCGGCAAGGTCGCGCCCGAAAAGCGCTTCGATGAGGGCAACTGGTCGCTATGGCCCAGCGGTACGCCATACCTGTTTGATGCTGTCGCCGCCTTTGATTGTGAAGTCAGTGCAGAGATCGACCTCTCGGGCCACCGGCTGTTTGCCGGACGAATCCGCAGCATGGTTCTGGACAACAGTCTGCCACCGCTGATCTGGCACCAGCGCCACTATACGTCCGTCTTTCTTCGCTGA
- a CDS encoding sugar O-acetyltransferase has translation MGQAFDAMVAGDPYWINDPELVEIRYRTRDLVDRFNALGARQVSEKTETIHAIFGTVGEDVHIEKPMRIDYGVNTTIGSHVFINFNLVVLDTGRITIGDHVFIGPNVSLYAALHPMNIEERAAHTGTTLPITIGSNVWISGDVKIMPGVTIGDGAVIGAGSVVTKDVPAGMLAVGNPARILRKADPKT, from the coding sequence ATGGGACAAGCATTCGACGCCATGGTGGCTGGTGATCCCTACTGGATCAACGATCCGGAGCTGGTGGAAATCCGCTATCGCACCCGCGATCTGGTCGACCGGTTCAATGCACTCGGCGCCCGTCAGGTGTCGGAGAAGACCGAAACGATCCATGCCATTTTCGGAACAGTCGGCGAAGATGTCCACATCGAGAAGCCGATGCGCATCGACTATGGTGTCAACACGACCATCGGCAGCCACGTCTTCATCAACTTCAATCTGGTCGTGCTGGATACGGGCAGGATCACCATAGGCGACCATGTCTTCATCGGCCCGAATGTCTCGCTCTATGCCGCCCTGCACCCCATGAACATCGAGGAGCGCGCCGCCCACACCGGCACCACCCTGCCCATCACCATCGGCAGCAATGTCTGGATTTCCGGAGACGTGAAGATCATGCCCGGCGTGACCATTGGTGATGGCGCGGTGATCGGTGCAGGTAGTGTGGTGACCAAGGATGTCCCTGCAGGCATGCTTGCCGTGGGTAATCCTGCCCGCATTCTCCGCAAGGCCGACCCGAAAACCTGA
- a CDS encoding sn-glycerol-3-phosphate import ATP-binding protein UgpC — protein sequence MSKIKFDYVRKSYGPNEVIHGINGTIEDGEFVVIVGPSGCGKSTLLRMVAGLETITGGEIKIGEKVVNKLEPAKRSIAMVFQNYALYPHMTVFENMSYGLKIRKVPKAEIKRRVEETAEILELTPYLKRSPRELSGGQRQRVAMGRAIVREPEVFLFDEPLSNLDAKLRVQMRLEIKKLQERLGITSIYVTHDQVEAMTLGHRLMVLNGGNVEQFGTPIDIYLKPETLFVATFIGSPAMNILDGRLSDDGTAAILTTGEAIQLAKPLLSHKGQAIKLGMRPEHLIRCDADKALLHLSADVVEQLGADTILHANLGGSGETVIARIDGVVPATSGERFSFTIEPTNLHVFDSAKGKRIN from the coding sequence ATGTCCAAGATTAAATTTGATTATGTTCGCAAGTCCTACGGTCCCAATGAAGTCATTCATGGCATCAACGGCACAATCGAGGACGGTGAATTTGTCGTCATCGTCGGCCCGTCCGGCTGTGGCAAGTCCACCCTCCTGCGCATGGTTGCCGGGCTTGAGACCATCACGGGTGGCGAGATCAAGATTGGCGAGAAGGTTGTCAACAAGCTCGAACCGGCCAAGCGCAGCATCGCCATGGTGTTTCAGAATTACGCGCTCTATCCGCATATGACGGTGTTCGAGAACATGTCCTACGGCCTCAAGATCCGCAAGGTTCCGAAGGCCGAGATCAAGCGGCGAGTGGAAGAAACCGCCGAGATTCTGGAGCTCACCCCTTATCTCAAGCGCTCGCCACGGGAGCTTTCCGGTGGTCAGCGCCAGCGCGTCGCCATGGGGCGGGCCATCGTGCGTGAGCCGGAAGTGTTCCTGTTCGATGAGCCGCTGTCCAACCTTGATGCCAAGCTGCGCGTCCAGATGCGCCTTGAGATCAAGAAGCTGCAGGAGCGCCTCGGCATCACCTCCATCTATGTGACCCATGATCAGGTCGAGGCCATGACACTTGGCCACCGGCTGATGGTGCTCAACGGCGGCAATGTCGAGCAGTTCGGCACGCCGATCGACATCTATCTCAAGCCTGAGACGCTGTTTGTGGCAACCTTCATCGGCTCTCCGGCCATGAATATTCTGGACGGGCGTCTTTCAGATGATGGCACCGCCGCCATTCTGACGACGGGTGAGGCAATCCAGCTGGCAAAGCCATTGCTCTCGCACAAGGGCCAGGCCATCAAGCTGGGCATGCGGCCCGAGCATCTTATCCGCTGTGATGCGGACAAGGCCCTTCTTCATCTCAGTGCCGATGTGGTGGAACAGTTGGGCGCGGACACCATCCTGCACGCCAATCTGGGCGGCAGTGGCGAGACCGTGATTGCCCGGATCGACGGTGTGGTTCCGGCTACCAGTGGTGAGCGTTTCAGCTTCACCATCGAGCCTACGAATCTGCACGTGTTCGATAGTGCCAAAGGCAAGCGCATCAATTGA
- the ugpE gene encoding sn-glycerol-3-phosphate ABC transporter permease UgpE: protein MVENRPFLDFVTHLVLIVGILLVALPIWIMFVASTHDAVRMAHVPLPLLPGGQFWENLRLTFFGNGLKGSETAAVWQLMLNSFIMAMMISIGKISISILSAYAIVYFRFPLRMTFFWMIFITLMLPVEVRIVPTFEVVANLGMLNSYWGLSVPLIASATATFMFRQVFLTIPDELLESARIDGAGPMRFFFDMLLPLSRTNIAALFVIVFIYGWNQYLWPLLVTTDQSMGTIVISIKQMLEAETGSPQWNVIMMTALLAMLPPVAVVIGMQKFFVKGLTETEK from the coding sequence ATGGTCGAGAATCGTCCCTTTCTTGATTTCGTGACCCACCTTGTATTGATCGTCGGCATCCTGCTGGTTGCCCTGCCGATCTGGATCATGTTTGTCGCCTCCACCCATGATGCCGTGCGCATGGCGCATGTGCCGCTGCCGCTGCTGCCAGGCGGCCAATTCTGGGAAAATCTGCGCCTGACCTTCTTCGGCAATGGTCTCAAGGGGTCGGAAACGGCCGCTGTCTGGCAGTTGATGCTGAACAGCTTCATCATGGCGATGATGATTTCCATCGGCAAGATCTCCATTTCGATCCTGTCGGCCTATGCCATTGTCTATTTCCGCTTTCCGCTGCGGATGACCTTCTTCTGGATGATCTTCATCACCCTGATGCTGCCGGTCGAGGTGCGCATCGTGCCGACCTTCGAGGTGGTGGCCAACCTTGGCATGCTGAACAGCTACTGGGGGCTTTCGGTGCCTCTGATTGCCTCAGCTACGGCGACCTTCATGTTCCGGCAGGTCTTCCTGACCATTCCGGACGAACTGCTTGAAAGTGCCCGGATCGACGGGGCAGGGCCAATGCGCTTCTTCTTCGACATGCTGCTGCCGCTGTCGCGCACCAATATCGCGGCACTGTTCGTGATCGTCTTCATCTATGGCTGGAACCAGTATCTCTGGCCGCTGCTGGTCACCACGGACCAGAGCATGGGCACCATTGTTATCTCCATCAAACAGATGCTGGAGGCCGAAACCGGTTCGCCGCAGTGGAACGTCATCATGATGACTGCCCTTCTGGCCATGCTGCCGCCGGTGGCGGTGGTGATCGGAATGCAGAAATTCTTCGTCAAGGGTTTGACGGAAACCGAGAAATAA
- a CDS encoding glycerophosphodiester phosphodiesterase family protein has translation MFHVAGSLRQKGIVEIQGHRGARGLLAENTLPSFAYALSIGVCILEIDIQMTRDGVLVVTHDFRLSSSLARDDKGSWVDDGPEVIDLTYDELRRYDVGGLRSGTDYAARYPDQAFLNGIVIPSLDEVMALCRTKPPHEAALNIEIKSDPTRDVHRQRRGQVIDTLIASLKQQGFEDRVIVQSFDWALIDDLKDKAPDIERAYLTVEESEVEGDELRGHATVFRGSPWLGRSDFDANGGSVAAMLAKEQASFWSAFYRDLTAEKVAEAHRLGLGVNAWTVNDFVDIEHMIDIGVDGIISDYPARVQRVLMDRGLRWK, from the coding sequence ATGTTTCACGTAGCGGGTTCGCTTCGCCAGAAGGGTATTGTTGAAATTCAGGGCCATCGTGGGGCGCGAGGCCTGTTGGCCGAGAACACCCTGCCAAGCTTTGCCTATGCCCTGTCGATCGGGGTTTGCATTCTCGAAATCGACATCCAGATGACCCGGGATGGCGTTCTGGTGGTCACCCATGACTTCCGTCTGTCGTCTTCGCTGGCGCGGGATGACAAGGGCTCTTGGGTGGATGATGGTCCCGAGGTGATTGACCTCACCTATGATGAGCTCAGGCGCTATGACGTGGGCGGGCTCAGAAGCGGCACAGACTACGCTGCCCGTTATCCGGATCAGGCGTTCCTGAACGGGATTGTCATACCAAGTCTAGATGAAGTCATGGCGCTGTGTCGAACCAAGCCTCCCCATGAAGCGGCGCTCAATATCGAGATCAAGTCCGATCCGACACGAGACGTGCACAGGCAGCGCAGAGGCCAGGTGATCGATACGTTGATTGCCTCTCTCAAACAGCAGGGCTTTGAGGACCGGGTGATCGTGCAGTCCTTCGACTGGGCGTTGATCGATGACCTCAAGGACAAGGCGCCCGATATCGAGCGGGCCTATCTGACGGTCGAGGAATCCGAGGTGGAAGGAGATGAGTTGCGCGGCCATGCCACCGTCTTCAGAGGCTCACCTTGGCTCGGGCGTAGCGACTTTGATGCCAACGGCGGCAGTGTTGCGGCGATGCTGGCAAAGGAACAGGCTTCCTTCTGGTCGGCCTTCTATCGGGATCTTACCGCCGAGAAGGTGGCGGAAGCCCATCGGCTGGGCCTTGGTGTCAACGCCTGGACGGTCAACGACTTTGTCGATATTGAACACATGATCGATATCGGTGTCGATGGGATCATTTCCGACTATCCCGCCCGTGTTCAGCGTGTGCTCATGGATCGCGGATTGCGCTGGAAATAG
- the menC gene encoding o-succinylbenzoate synthase, translating into MASVFEGLRIEAAELRVVSLPLITPFVVSNQTMTDKVFPLLILRGEGLEGYAEAVMDPFPDYLEETIPGALAFLSKLILPQIVGQRFASPADLTQLMAPWRGHRMSKAVVELAFWDLWCKALNIPLKSALGGVRDAVPVGVSIGIASIPETLDRIAVAQEAGYKRTKLKVKQGHDLKLLEAVRKDFPDIKLTVDANTAYGLVDLPILRAMDDFHLDYIEQPLAVDDIHDHAIVQREIKTAICLDESIRTAADCRKALANEAGRVINIKVGRVGGYAASRAIHDISEAFGAPVWCGGMLESGIGRAHNIHLASLPNFTKPGDTSSSSRYFKRDIINEPLEASDGMMAVPQHGAGIGVSIDWDYLETVTDLTERFSA; encoded by the coding sequence ATGGCATCTGTATTTGAAGGGCTGCGCATCGAGGCAGCCGAGTTGCGCGTGGTCAGCCTGCCGCTCATCACGCCCTTTGTCGTTTCCAACCAGACGATGACCGACAAGGTCTTCCCGCTGCTGATCCTGCGCGGCGAGGGGCTGGAAGGCTATGCCGAGGCGGTGATGGATCCGTTTCCGGATTATCTGGAAGAGACCATCCCGGGGGCTCTGGCCTTCCTCAGCAAATTGATCCTGCCGCAGATCGTCGGTCAGCGCTTTGCCTCACCTGCGGATCTCACCCAGTTGATGGCCCCATGGCGCGGCCATCGGATGAGCAAGGCAGTGGTCGAGCTGGCCTTCTGGGATCTGTGGTGCAAGGCTCTGAACATTCCGCTGAAATCGGCGCTTGGCGGTGTACGCGACGCGGTGCCGGTTGGTGTCTCCATCGGCATTGCCTCGATTCCGGAAACACTGGATCGTATCGCCGTGGCGCAGGAGGCCGGTTACAAGCGCACCAAGCTCAAGGTCAAGCAGGGCCACGACCTAAAGCTTCTGGAAGCCGTCCGCAAGGACTTCCCCGACATCAAGCTGACGGTTGACGCCAATACGGCCTACGGGCTTGTCGACCTTCCCATTCTGCGCGCCATGGATGACTTCCATCTCGACTATATCGAGCAGCCACTGGCCGTCGACGACATTCACGATCACGCCATCGTCCAGCGCGAGATCAAGACGGCGATCTGTCTTGATGAATCGATCCGTACCGCTGCCGACTGCCGCAAGGCACTGGCCAATGAGGCCGGACGGGTCATCAACATCAAGGTGGGCCGGGTGGGTGGCTATGCTGCATCCCGCGCCATTCATGACATATCGGAAGCCTTCGGGGCACCGGTCTGGTGTGGCGGCATGCTGGAGAGCGGCATCGGTCGCGCCCATAACATCCATCTTGCCAGTCTGCCCAATTTTACCAAGCCGGGCGATACCTCTTCTTCCAGCCGCTATTTCAAGCGCGACATCATCAACGAACCGCTGGAAGCCAGCGATGGCATGATGGCCGTGCCGCAGCATGGGGCCGGCATCGGGGTGTCGATTGACTGGGACTATCTGGAAACCGTTACCGATCTGACTGAAAGGTTCAGTGCATGA
- the ugpB gene encoding sn-glycerol-3-phosphate ABC transporter substrate-binding protein UgpB — protein MNISRNVAGLLAATMFAGLSVPAMAATEVQWWHAMGGANGERVNKIAADFNATQSDYKIVPVYKGSYDETMTGAIAAFRAKQQPAIVQVYEVGTATMMAAKGAIYPVEKLMNDMGEPFDRGAFLPAVISYYETPEGQLLSMPFNSSSPVLWYNKDALDKAGAKIPTTWAEMKDASKKLVDSGMKCGFTFGWQSWVMIENFSAWHNLPSGTKENGFAGFDTEFTFNNAQVANRLNDIYEMSKTGQFVYGGRQSDSAPMFTNGECGMWMTSSASYGGLKADAKFNFGESMLPLDTDIAKEPQNSIIGGATLWVLNGLPKEQYKGVAKFMTYLSSPEVQAWWHQQTGYVPITTAAYELSKEQGYYNENPGTDTAIKQLSLHQPTPNSRGIRYGNFSQIRAVINEEMENIWNGSKPAQTALDDAKTRGDELLRKFERSVK, from the coding sequence ATGAATATTTCTCGCAATGTTGCCGGCCTGCTTGCCGCAACCATGTTTGCTGGTTTGTCCGTTCCCGCAATGGCCGCAACCGAGGTTCAGTGGTGGCATGCAATGGGTGGTGCCAACGGTGAGCGCGTCAACAAGATCGCAGCCGACTTCAACGCTACCCAGTCCGATTACAAGATCGTTCCGGTTTACAAGGGCTCCTACGACGAGACCATGACCGGTGCCATTGCCGCATTCCGCGCCAAGCAGCAGCCAGCCATCGTGCAGGTCTATGAAGTTGGCACCGCAACCATGATGGCTGCCAAAGGCGCTATCTATCCGGTTGAAAAGCTGATGAATGACATGGGCGAGCCGTTTGATCGCGGCGCCTTCCTGCCAGCCGTGATCTCCTATTACGAAACTCCGGAAGGCCAGCTGCTGTCCATGCCGTTCAACAGCTCCTCACCGGTGCTGTGGTACAACAAGGACGCTCTGGACAAGGCTGGTGCCAAGATCCCGACGACCTGGGCCGAAATGAAAGACGCCTCCAAGAAACTGGTTGATAGCGGCATGAAATGCGGCTTCACCTTCGGCTGGCAGTCCTGGGTGATGATCGAGAACTTCTCGGCATGGCACAATCTGCCATCGGGCACCAAGGAAAACGGCTTTGCCGGGTTCGACACCGAATTCACCTTCAACAACGCTCAGGTCGCCAACCGTCTCAACGACATCTATGAAATGTCCAAGACCGGCCAGTTCGTCTATGGCGGCCGTCAGAGCGACAGCGCCCCGATGTTCACCAACGGTGAATGCGGCATGTGGATGACTTCTTCGGCTTCCTACGGTGGTCTGAAGGCTGACGCCAAGTTCAACTTCGGCGAATCCATGCTGCCGCTCGATACCGACATCGCCAAGGAACCGCAGAACTCCATCATCGGTGGTGCAACCCTGTGGGTTCTCAACGGCCTGCCGAAAGAGCAGTACAAGGGCGTTGCCAAATTCATGACCTACCTGTCTTCGCCTGAAGTTCAGGCCTGGTGGCATCAACAGACCGGTTATGTGCCTATCACCACGGCTGCCTATGAGCTGTCCAAGGAACAGGGCTACTACAACGAGAACCCGGGCACCGACACGGCCATCAAGCAGCTCAGCCTGCACCAGCCGACCCCGAATTCCCGTGGCATCCGTTATGGCAACTTCTCCCAGATCCGCGCTGTCATCAACGAGGAAATGGAAAACATCTGGAACGGCTCCAAGCCTGCCCAGACTGCTCTTGACGATGCAAAGACCCGCGGCGACGAACTTCTGCGCAAGTTCGAACGCAGCGTGAAGTAA
- a CDS encoding LysR substrate-binding domain-containing protein: MLQFRQLEAFRAVANCGNVTLAANQLGISQPAVSRLIANLTKSLNFELFVRDGGRLVPTQEARFLIGEVDRLIGGMRNIEKLSQEIQERKVGHLRVACLPGFATTHLPLIIARFLKERPGVTMALEPDRPERILDWIISHQYDLGITADDKPHAVIESIPVMMRTVAILPPGHRLKDKEEITPRDLDNEPFIHSRRSSAFYSLIETAFKSAGARLNPLMETRQFGPACRIVAAGVGVSIVSIIDALEYEREGLIIKPFKPVVPHRLAILYPTHTPRSVITMEFIDMFLKSLEPYTLSKIETRAR, translated from the coding sequence ATGCTGCAATTTCGTCAATTGGAAGCGTTTCGCGCCGTCGCCAACTGCGGCAATGTCACACTCGCCGCCAACCAGCTGGGCATATCGCAACCGGCCGTTTCACGCCTCATCGCCAATCTGACGAAAAGCCTCAATTTCGAGCTGTTCGTCCGCGACGGCGGTCGGTTGGTACCGACGCAGGAAGCCCGGTTCCTGATTGGCGAAGTGGATCGCCTGATCGGCGGCATGCGCAACATCGAAAAGCTGTCGCAGGAAATTCAGGAGCGCAAGGTCGGCCATTTGCGCGTCGCCTGCCTGCCAGGCTTTGCCACCACCCACCTGCCGCTGATCATTGCCCGGTTTCTCAAGGAAAGGCCGGGGGTCACCATGGCGCTGGAGCCGGATCGCCCGGAGCGCATTCTGGACTGGATCATCTCGCACCAGTATGACCTTGGCATAACAGCCGACGACAAGCCCCATGCCGTGATCGAGAGCATACCGGTGATGATGCGAACGGTGGCCATTCTGCCTCCGGGACACCGGCTCAAGGACAAGGAAGAGATCACCCCTCGCGATCTTGACAACGAACCCTTCATCCACTCGCGCCGCAGCAGCGCCTTCTATTCCCTCATCGAAACCGCATTCAAATCAGCCGGTGCGCGTCTCAATCCGCTGATGGAAACCCGTCAGTTCGGCCCAGCCTGCCGCATCGTCGCTGCCGGGGTGGGCGTCAGCATCGTCAGCATCATCGATGCCCTCGAATATGAGCGAGAAGGCCTGATCATCAAGCCCTTCAAGCCCGTCGTGCCCCATCGGCTGGCCATTCTCTATCCGACCCATACCCCCCGCTCGGTTATCACCATGGAGTTCATCGACATGTTCCTCAAGAGCCTTGAGCCTTACACCCTGAGCAAGATCGAAACGCGAGCGCGCTGA
- a CDS encoding ATP-binding cassette domain-containing protein encodes MQPTSSPDIVLKAQDIHKSFGPTEVLKGISLEARNHDVISILGASGSGKSTFLRCLNFLEVPTSGTVSVHGEEIVVRKDRPGDPRQIERIRQHLGMVFQQFNLWSHRTVLENVMEGPVQVKRRSKAEAQDQAEALLARVGLADRMSMYPSQLSGGQQQRVAIARALAMEPDVILFDEPTSALDPELVGEVLKVMQDLAAEGRTMIVVTHEMDFAREVSTEVMFLHEGRVAERGPTDKLFDNPDSEAFARFISKIR; translated from the coding sequence ATGCAGCCAACTTCTTCACCCGACATCGTGCTCAAGGCACAGGACATTCACAAGAGCTTTGGCCCTACCGAAGTGCTCAAGGGCATCTCGCTGGAAGCCCGCAACCATGATGTGATTTCCATCCTCGGTGCTTCCGGCTCGGGCAAGTCGACCTTCCTGCGCTGTCTCAATTTCCTGGAAGTGCCCACGTCCGGCACTGTCAGCGTGCATGGCGAGGAGATCGTGGTGCGCAAGGACCGGCCGGGCGATCCGCGCCAGATCGAGCGGATCCGCCAGCATCTGGGAATGGTGTTCCAGCAGTTCAACCTGTGGAGCCACCGCACGGTGCTGGAAAATGTCATGGAAGGGCCGGTACAGGTCAAGCGTCGCTCCAAGGCGGAGGCTCAGGATCAGGCCGAGGCCCTGCTGGCGCGGGTCGGTCTTGCCGACCGCATGAGCATGTATCCATCCCAGCTTTCGGGCGGTCAGCAGCAGCGCGTCGCCATTGCCCGTGCGCTGGCCATGGAGCCGGATGTCATCCTGTTCGATGAACCGACGTCGGCGCTCGATCCGGAGCTCGTGGGCGAGGTGCTCAAGGTCATGCAGGATCTGGCAGCCGAAGGGCGCACGATGATCGTCGTGACCCATGAGATGGACTTTGCCCGCGAGGTTTCCACCGAGGTCATGTTCCTGCATGAGGGACGGGTGGCCGAGCGGGGGCCGACGGACAAGCTGTTTGACAATCCCGACAGCGAGGCCTTTGCCCGCTTCATTTCCAAAATCCGATAG
- a CDS encoding superoxide dismutase — MAFELPALPYSHSALAAAGMSQETLELHHDKHHQAYVTALNGFVEANADLQGKSLEEIIALTYGNDARAGIFNQAGQHWNHIHFWNALSPNGGGIPGKLEAKLIEAFGSVDQFKADFKTAATTQFGSGWAWLIQKADGTLAVTKTPNGVNPLATGEGKALLSLDVWEHSYYVDFRNRRPDYVSNFLDKLANYEFAEANLG, encoded by the coding sequence ATGGCATTTGAACTTCCCGCTCTTCCTTATTCCCATTCCGCACTCGCAGCCGCTGGCATGAGCCAGGAGACCCTCGAACTGCACCATGACAAGCATCATCAGGCTTATGTCACGGCCCTCAACGGTTTCGTTGAAGCCAATGCCGACCTGCAGGGCAAGTCTCTGGAAGAAATCATCGCCCTGACCTATGGCAACGACGCCCGCGCCGGTATTTTCAACCAGGCTGGTCAGCACTGGAACCACATCCACTTCTGGAACGCCCTGTCCCCGAATGGCGGTGGCATCCCGGGCAAACTGGAAGCCAAACTGATCGAAGCCTTCGGCTCCGTTGACCAGTTCAAGGCGGACTTCAAGACCGCAGCAACCACGCAGTTCGGCTCCGGCTGGGCATGGCTGATCCAGAAGGCAGACGGCACGCTGGCGGTCACCAAGACCCCGAACGGTGTCAACCCGCTGGCCACCGGCGAAGGCAAGGCACTGCTAAGCCTCGACGTTTGGGAACACAGCTACTATGTCGACTTCCGCAACCGTCGCCCGGACTATGTCAGCAACTTCCTTGACAAGCTCGCCAACTACGAATTTGCCGAAGCAAACCTTGGCTAA
- the ugpA gene encoding sn-glycerol-3-phosphate ABC transporter permease UgpA encodes MIKRVHFPASPLPYLLVAPQIVITIVFFLWPAGQAFYQSFRIEDAFGLGSEFVWFENFEVLFTDPLYLAAFWRTILFSALVAVVSMGTSLVLAAFADRVIRGATFYRTLLIWPYAIAPVLAGAIWSFMFHPTLGIFPYFLEMAGIDWNHYMSGNQAMALVVLAASWKQIAYNFLFYLAGMQAIPKSVIEAAAIDGAGPVYRFRTIILPLLSPTTFFLLIINAVYAFFDTFGIIHAVTKGGPASSTTTLVYKVFTDGFIGLDLGGSAAQSIVLMLMVIALTVFQFRYIERKVEY; translated from the coding sequence ATGATCAAGCGCGTGCATTTTCCCGCGTCCCCCTTGCCCTATCTGCTGGTTGCCCCCCAGATCGTGATCACCATCGTGTTCTTTCTCTGGCCGGCCGGACAGGCGTTTTATCAATCCTTCCGCATCGAGGATGCGTTCGGGCTCGGGTCCGAATTCGTCTGGTTCGAGAATTTCGAGGTCCTGTTCACGGATCCGCTCTATCTGGCCGCCTTCTGGCGCACCATCCTGTTCTCGGCTCTGGTGGCTGTGGTCTCCATGGGAACGTCGCTGGTGCTGGCTGCCTTTGCTGACCGGGTGATCCGTGGTGCCACCTTCTACCGGACCCTGCTGATCTGGCCCTATGCCATTGCGCCGGTGCTGGCCGGTGCTATCTGGAGCTTCATGTTCCATCCGACGCTGGGCATCTTTCCCTATTTTCTCGAAATGGCCGGGATCGACTGGAACCACTACATGAGCGGCAATCAGGCGATGGCGCTTGTGGTTCTTGCGGCCTCGTGGAAGCAGATCGCCTATAACTTCCTGTTCTATCTGGCTGGCATGCAGGCCATTCCGAAGTCTGTGATCGAGGCGGCGGCCATTGATGGCGCCGGGCCGGTCTACCGTTTCCGGACGATCATCCTGCCGCTGCTGTCGCCAACCACCTTCTTCCTGCTGATCATCAACGCAGTCTACGCCTTCTTCGATACCTTCGGCATCATTCATGCCGTCACCAAGGGTGGGCCGGCAAGTTCGACGACGACCCTTGTCTACAAGGTCTTTACGGATGGCTTCATCGGCCTCGATCTCGGCGGTTCGGCTGCCCAGTCGATTGTGCTGATGCTGATGGTCATCGCGCTGACGGTGTTCCAGTTCCGCTATATCGAGAGAAAGGTTGAATACTGA